A genome region from Erigeron canadensis isolate Cc75 chromosome 3, C_canadensis_v1, whole genome shotgun sequence includes the following:
- the LOC122593844 gene encoding transcription termination factor MTEF1, chloroplastic: MHLLLLHNPILCSSNSPSFSPPHHYLRFQTSHRQNLRYLKSLGIVQPGFATTPSPETLSRILLTIDYFKSKGFSEPDFPRIAFLSPHLFTPNFDPIVIEPVFDFLIEDVAASPEEARGLILKCPHILESNPEFCLKPTLEYLKNLGIRKLNSPTTLNAHLLDTRVDKLEEKMRFLRSVGFSGEESRRLCGRFPAIFGYGINGNLKPKFEYLVRVMKRNGREEVNKFPQYFGFSLEKRIKPRYLHLKQRNVESEVPLNRMLLWSDQRFFKKWK, encoded by the coding sequence AtgcatcttcttcttctacacAATCCTATACTCTGCTCCTCCAACTCCCCCTCCTTCTCCCCTCCACACCACTACCTCCGGTTCCAAACGTCTCACCGGCAAAACCTCCGCTACCTCAAATCCCTCGGTATCGTCCAACCAGGTTTTGCAACAACCCCATCTCCTGAAACACTCTCTCGTATCCTCTTAACCATAGACTACTTTAAATCCAAAGGCTTTTCAGAACCCGATTTTCCAAGAATCGCCTTTCTTTCCCCCCATCTCTTTACCCCAAACTTTGACCCCATTGTCATTGAGCCCGTCTTCGATTTCTTGATAGAAGATGTAGCTGCTTCGCCAGAGGAGGCCCGTGGGTTGATTCTCAAATGCCCTCACATTCTCGAATCAAACCCCGAATTTTGTTTAAAGCCAACACTGGAATACCTCAAAAACCTGGGAATTAGAAAGTTGAATTCTCCTACAACTTTGAATGCTCATTTACTAGATACAAGAGTGGATAAACTCGAAGAGAAAATGAGGTTTTTAAGAAGTGTTGGGTTTTCAGGTGAGGAATCAAGAAGACTCTGTGGGAGGTTTCCTGCGATATTCGGGTATGGGATTAATGGTAATTTGAAGCCAAAATTTGAGTATTTGGTTAGGGTGATGAAGAGGAATGGTAGAGAGGAAGTGAACAAGTTTCCACAGTATTTTGGGTTTAGTTTGGAGAAGAGAATAAAGCCCAGATATTTGCATTTGAAACAGAGGAATGTTGAAAGTGAGGTACCACTGAATAGGATGTTGTTGTGGAGTGATCAAAGATTTTTCAAGAAATGGAAGTGA
- the LOC122593306 gene encoding guanine nucleotide-binding protein subunit beta-2, giving the protein MSSSSSSVSELKERHIAATQTVNSLRERLKQKRLQLLDTDIAGYAKSQGRTPVVFGPTDLVCCRTLQGHTGKVYSMDWTPEKNRIVSASPDGRLIVWNALTSQKTHAIKLPCAWVMTCAFSPSGQSVACGGLDSACSIFNLSSPTEKDGNIPVSRTLSGHKGYVSSCQYVPDEDNHLITSSGDQTCVLWDITTGLRTSVFGGEFQSGHTADVLSVSICASNSRMFVSGSCDATARLWDTRVASRAVRTFHGHEGDVNSVKFFPDGNRFGTGSDDGTCRLYDIRTGHQLQVYPQQQQQGGADVPLVTSIAFSVSGRLLFAGYSNGDCFVWDTLLAKVVLNLGSLQNSHEARVSCLGLSADGSALCTGSWDTNLKIWAFGGHRRVI; this is encoded by the exons ATGTCATCGTCGTCTTCGTCTGTGAGTGAGCTTAAAGAACGTCACATAGCTGCAACACAAACTGTTAATTCACTCCGTGAGCGGTTAAAACAAAAACGCCTTCAACTTCTTGATACTGACa ttgCTGGATATGCGAAATCGCAAGGGAGGACACCGGTCGTATTCGGTCCGACTGATTTGGTCTGCTGCAGGACTTTACAAGGACACACTGGCaaa GTGTATTCAATGGATTGGACTCCTGAAAAGAATCGGATTGTCAGTGCATCACCAGATGGAAGATTAATCGTTTGGAACGCTCTGACAAGTCAGAAAACCCATGCCATTAAGCTACCATGTGCATGGGTAATGACATGTGCTTTCTCTCCAAGTGGGCAGTCCGTTGCATGTGGAGGACTTGATAGTGCATGCTCAATCTTTAATCTTAGTTCTCCAACTGAAAAAGATGGGAATATACCAGTGTCACGAACGCTTAGTGGACACAAGGGTTACGTATCGTCTTGTCAGTATGTTCCCGATGAAGATAATCATTTGATAACAAGCTCTGGTGATCAGACTTGTGTCTTGTGGGATATAACTACGGGACTCAGAACTTCGGTGTTTGGAGGAGAGTTTCAATCTGGACACACTGCTGATGTTTTGAG TGTTTCAATCTGTGCTTCAAACTCAAGAATGTTTGTATCTGGGTCTTGTGATGCAACTGCACGTCTTTGGGACACTCGTGTTGCAAGTAGAGCTGTAAGGACATTCCATGGTCATGAGGGGGATGTTAATTCTGTAAAGTTCTTCCCAGATGGAAATAGATTTGGAACGGGATCAGATGATGGAACTTGCAGACTATATGATATTCGAACTGGACACCAGTTACAAGTTTACCCCCAACAGCAGCAGCAGGGTGGTGCTGATGTCCCTCTTGTGACTTCTATTGCATTTTCTGTATCAGGACGACTTCTCTTTGCTGGTTATTCCAATGGTGATTGCTTTGTATGGGATACTTTATTGGCAAAG GTGGTTTTGAACTTGGGATCTCTTCAAAACTCGCATGAGGCTCGTGTTAGCTGTTTGGGTTTGTCGGCAGATGGTAGTGCACTCTGCACAGGAAGTTGGGATACAAATCTCAAG ATTTGGGCTTTTGGAGGGCACAGAAGAGTGATTTAA
- the LOC122593680 gene encoding cyclase-associated protein 1-like isoform X1, with translation MEEKLIQRLEAAVVRLESLSGGPSQPHSVAGSSGSSSDPSILAFDDLMTEYVGKVSASAEKIGGQVKDVTNVLAVAFASQKDLLVKIKQTQKPDAGGLAEFLRPLNDKLTEANSMSEGRRSDFFNHLKAAAESLTALAWIAYTGKDCGMSMPIGHVEECWQSAEFYSNKVLVEYKNKEQDHIEWAKALKELYVPGLRDYVKTHYPLGPVWSATGATVLAPVKSSNPGAPAAPNPPPASLSNSGASSSSSSGSKQGMAAVFQEISSKPVTAGLKKVTDDMKTKNRKDRAGFVSSGEKEVHKSVPNVAKVGSPKFELAMGRKWVVEYQIGVKDLTIDECDPRQTVYIFGCKDSVLQIKGKVNNITVDKCTKMGVVFTDVVAAFEVVNCNSVEVQCQGAAPTISIDNTSGCQLFLSKDSLDSSITTAKASEVNVMVPAKDPNGDLEEHALPQQYIHTYQDGNFVTNPVSHSGGLTAPKSLRDSESNANSVNESNANYINEHNANNVDIHNANNVDRHNGNNANVRNANNINDHQWLYYMFVVLPVVIALIVALSLSSSSSSSS, from the exons ATGGAAGAAAAACTAATACAAAGATTAGAGGCAGCTGTCGTGCGGCTGGAATCACTGTCTGGCGGTCCTTCTCAGCCACATTCTGTGGCAGGATCATCAGGCTCATCATCTGATCCATCCATTCTCGCATTTGATGATCTGATGACAGAATACGTGGGAAAGGTTTCCGCTTCAGCCGAGAAGATCGGTGGACAAGTTAAGGATGTTACGAATGTTCTTGCTGTGGCTTTTGCCTCTCAGAAAGATCTTCTTGTTAAGATCAAACAAACTCAG AAACCTGATGCAGGTGGATTGGCGGAATTTCTGAGGCCTTTAAACGATAAGTTAACCGAAGCAAATAGCATGAGTGAAGGACGGCGTTCTGATTTCTTCAACCACTTAAAAGCTGCTGCTGAGAGTCTAACAGCTTTAGCATGGATTGCATATACAGGAAAAGACTGCG GAATGAGCATGCCTATTGGACATGTTGAAGAATGTTGGCAGTCAGCTGAATTTTACAGCAACAAG GTTCTTGTAGAATACAAAAATAAAGAGCAAGATCATATAGAATGGGCCAAAGCTCTCAAGGAGCTATATGTACCAGGGTTGAGGGATTACGTAAAGACTCACTATCCTTTGGGACCTGTATGGAGTGCTACTGGAGCTACTGTATTGGCTCCAGTCAAGTCTTCTAATCCAGGTGCTCCTGCTGCCCCAAATCCTCCACCAGCCTCACTTTCAAACTCAGGggcttcttcatcttcttcttccggCTCAAAGCAAGGAATGGCTGCTGTTTTTCAGGAAATTAGCTCAAAGCCCGTGACTGCTG GATTGAAAAAAGTTACAGACGATATGAAGACCAAAAACAGAAAAGATAGGGCAGGGTTTGTCAGTTCTGGTGAAAAAGAAGTCCACAAGAGCGTGCCAAACGTTGCAAAAGTTGGCTCTCCAAAGTTTGAGCTTGCTATGGGTCGGAA atGGGTCGTTGAGTATCAGATTGGCGTTAAAGATTTGACTATTGATGAGTGTGACCCGAGGCAGACAGTTTATATTTTTGGCTGCAAAGATTCAGTCCTGCAGATCAAAG GAAAAGTTAACAACATAACTGTTGACAAATGCACAAAAATGGGTGTTGTATTCACG GATGTTGTTGCTGCTTTTGAGGTTGTTAATTGCAACAGTGTTGAGGTGCAATGCCAG GGTGCAGCCCCTACCATTTCAATTGACAATACATCAGGTTGCCAGTTATTTTTAAGCAAAGATTCTCTAGATTCTTCGATAACAACTGCCAAGGCCAGTGAAGTCAATGTAATGGTGCCTGCCAAAGATCCTAATGGTGATCTG GAGGAGCATGCTTTGCCACAGCAATATATTCACACTTATCAGGATGGGAACTTTGTTACAAACCCGGTCTCCCACTCTGGAGG GTTGACTGCACCTAAAAGTTTGAGGGATTCGGAGAGTAATGCTAATTCCGTTAATGAAAGTAATGCCAACTACATAAATGAGCATAATGCCAACAACGTTGATATCCATAATGCCAACAACGTTGATAGGCATAATGGCAACAACGCTAATGTGCGTAATGCCAACAACATTAATGATCATCAATGGTTGTATTATATGTTTGTAGTTTTACCTGTAGTGATTGCTTTGATAGTGGCCCTATCActatcatcgtcatcatcatcttcatcttga
- the LOC122593680 gene encoding cyclase-associated protein 1-like isoform X2: MEEKLIQRLEAAVVRLESLSGGPSQPHSVAGSSGSSSDPSILAFDDLMTEYVGKVSASAEKIGGQVKDVTNVLAVAFASQKDLLVKIKQTQKPDAGGLAEFLRPLNDKLTEANSMSEGRRSDFFNHLKAAAESLTALAWIAYTGKDCGMSMPIGHVEECWQSAEFYSNKVLVEYKNKEQDHIEWAKALKELYVPGLRDYVKTHYPLGPVWSATGATVLAPVKSSNPGAPAAPNPPPASLSNSGASSSSSSGSKQGMAAVFQEISSKPVTAGLKKVTDDMKTKNRKDRAGFVSSGEKEVHKSVPNVAKVGSPKFELAMGRKWVVEYQIGVKDLTIDECDPRQTVYIFGCKDSVLQIKGKVNNITVDKCTKMGVVFTDVVAAFEVVNCNSVEVQCQGAAPTISIDNTSGCQLFLSKDSLDSSITTAKASEVNVMVPAKDPNGDLEEHALPQQYIHTYQDGNFVTNPVSHSGG; this comes from the exons ATGGAAGAAAAACTAATACAAAGATTAGAGGCAGCTGTCGTGCGGCTGGAATCACTGTCTGGCGGTCCTTCTCAGCCACATTCTGTGGCAGGATCATCAGGCTCATCATCTGATCCATCCATTCTCGCATTTGATGATCTGATGACAGAATACGTGGGAAAGGTTTCCGCTTCAGCCGAGAAGATCGGTGGACAAGTTAAGGATGTTACGAATGTTCTTGCTGTGGCTTTTGCCTCTCAGAAAGATCTTCTTGTTAAGATCAAACAAACTCAG AAACCTGATGCAGGTGGATTGGCGGAATTTCTGAGGCCTTTAAACGATAAGTTAACCGAAGCAAATAGCATGAGTGAAGGACGGCGTTCTGATTTCTTCAACCACTTAAAAGCTGCTGCTGAGAGTCTAACAGCTTTAGCATGGATTGCATATACAGGAAAAGACTGCG GAATGAGCATGCCTATTGGACATGTTGAAGAATGTTGGCAGTCAGCTGAATTTTACAGCAACAAG GTTCTTGTAGAATACAAAAATAAAGAGCAAGATCATATAGAATGGGCCAAAGCTCTCAAGGAGCTATATGTACCAGGGTTGAGGGATTACGTAAAGACTCACTATCCTTTGGGACCTGTATGGAGTGCTACTGGAGCTACTGTATTGGCTCCAGTCAAGTCTTCTAATCCAGGTGCTCCTGCTGCCCCAAATCCTCCACCAGCCTCACTTTCAAACTCAGGggcttcttcatcttcttcttccggCTCAAAGCAAGGAATGGCTGCTGTTTTTCAGGAAATTAGCTCAAAGCCCGTGACTGCTG GATTGAAAAAAGTTACAGACGATATGAAGACCAAAAACAGAAAAGATAGGGCAGGGTTTGTCAGTTCTGGTGAAAAAGAAGTCCACAAGAGCGTGCCAAACGTTGCAAAAGTTGGCTCTCCAAAGTTTGAGCTTGCTATGGGTCGGAA atGGGTCGTTGAGTATCAGATTGGCGTTAAAGATTTGACTATTGATGAGTGTGACCCGAGGCAGACAGTTTATATTTTTGGCTGCAAAGATTCAGTCCTGCAGATCAAAG GAAAAGTTAACAACATAACTGTTGACAAATGCACAAAAATGGGTGTTGTATTCACG GATGTTGTTGCTGCTTTTGAGGTTGTTAATTGCAACAGTGTTGAGGTGCAATGCCAG GGTGCAGCCCCTACCATTTCAATTGACAATACATCAGGTTGCCAGTTATTTTTAAGCAAAGATTCTCTAGATTCTTCGATAACAACTGCCAAGGCCAGTGAAGTCAATGTAATGGTGCCTGCCAAAGATCCTAATGGTGATCTG GAGGAGCATGCTTTGCCACAGCAATATATTCACACTTATCAGGATGGGAACTTTGTTACAAACCCGGTCTCCCACTCTGGAGGGTAA
- the LOC122591293 gene encoding probable receptor-like serine/threonine-protein kinase At4g34500 has product MAVSGNSSSTNGGVSLSSKTTILGQKLYVVIAVTVVIVTLALLLIFVCIRRNLNSKRRRRMRVKHSSGLLPLVQNAEKIEKKSKISVFEKDEKKEEIKPIIKVVVNNEEGKLGKVVTNSGSNESASGSGSGPSEGGSSSVSGSEGMGWGRWHGLSELEVATNNFAVENVIGEGGYGIVYRGVLRDGSVVAVKNLLNNKGQAEKEFKVEVEAIGKVRHKNLVGLIGFCADGAKRLLVYEYVDNGNLEQWLHGDVGPVSPLTWDIRMKIAVGTAKGLAYLHEGLEPKVVHRDVKSSNILLDRKFNAKVSDFGLAKLLGSEKSYVTTRVMGTFGYVSPDYASTGMLNECSDVYSFGVLLMEIVTGRSPVDYSRAPGEMNLVDWFKGMVASRRGEELLDPKISVQPPPRSLKRVLLVCLRCIDMDANKRPKMGQIVHMLEADDFPYRTEHRPPRDTTTLGSGSDLSSKVLSRN; this is encoded by the exons ATGGCGGTTTCCGGCAACTCATCGTCAACTAACGGCGGAGTTAGTCTCTCTTCTAAAACAACGATTCTAGGACAGAAGCTTTACGTCGTCATCGCCGTTACTGTCGTTATTGTTACGTTAGCTCTGTTACTGATATTTGTTTGTATCCGTCGGAATCTGAACTCTAAACGACGTCGCAg GATGAGAGTGAAGCACAGCTCAGGATTACTGCCATTGGTTCAAAATGccgaaaaaatagaaaaaaagagtaaaataagTGTGtttgaaaaagatgaaaaaaaggaagaaataaaACCAATAATTAAAGTGGTTGTTAATAATGAAGAGGGTAAATTAGGGAAAGTTGTTACAAATTCAGGTAGTAATGAATCTGCATCAGGTTCGGGTTCGGGTCCGAGTGAAGGTGGGTCGTCATCTGTTTCGGGTAGTGAAGGTATGGGATGGGGGAGATGGCATGGATTGAGTGAACTTGAAGTTGCTACTAATAATTTTGCTGTTGAGAATGTGATTGGTGAAGGTGGGTACGGGATTGTGTATAGAGGCGTGTTGCGTGATGGTTCGGTTGTTGCTGTTAAGAATCTGTTAAATAACAA GGGCCAGGCAGAGAAAGAATTTAAGGTGGAGGTTGAAGCCATTGGAAAAGTAAGGCATAAAAACCTTGTGGGTTTAATTGGATTTTGCGCCGACGGTGCTAAAAG GTTGCTCGTGTATGAGTATGTTGACAATGGAAATCTGGAACAATGGTTGCATGGGGATGTTGGACCTGTCAGTCCTTTAACTTGGGATATCCGAATGAAGATTGCTGTTGGGACTGCAAAAGG GTTGGCATATTTACATGAAGGATTGGAACCAAAAGTTGTCCATCGTGATGTTAAATCAAGCAACATTCTCCTAGACCGAAAATTCAATGCGAAAGTATCTGATTTTGGACTTGCCAAGTTGTTAGGATCAGAGAAAAGCTATGTGACCACACGAGTAATGGGCACATTCGG ATATGTGTCACCTGACTATGCAAGCACAGGGATGCTAAACGAGTGCAGTGACGTTTACAGTTTTGGAGTTTTACTTATGGAAATCGTTACCGGAAGGAGCCCTGTCGATTATTCTCGAGCACCAGGAGAG ATGAATTTGGTTGACTGGTTTAAAGGAATGGTGGCAAGTCGTCGTGGTGAAGAGTTGCTAGACCCAAAGATCAGTGTACAGCCTCCTCCAAGATCTTTGAAGCGTGTATTGCTGGTGTGCCTTCGTTGTATAGATATGGATGCCAATAAGCGTCCCAAGATGGGGCAAATTGTACACATGCTTGAGGCGGATGATTTCCCTTACCGCACG GAACATCGCCCACCCAGAGATACAACTACACTTGGTTCCGGGTCAGATCTTTCAAGCAAAGTGCTTTCAAGGAACTAG